In Helianthus annuus cultivar XRQ/B chromosome 9, HanXRQr2.0-SUNRISE, whole genome shotgun sequence, the following are encoded in one genomic region:
- the LOC110877231 gene encoding uncharacterized protein LOC110877231, with protein sequence MAANLIPIQPSLIIKASAAATTTTTTNHKSDPQPPRKSWWTPLFGWSADPDYIESINNDQTKMNSNSNSSGNSFSVRSGAGSDPDQGQKLTRSRVSSANFTEEKARKLRMLTVETESFHDAMYHSAIASRLASDFSDRSDW encoded by the coding sequence ATGGCTGCAAATCTCATACCAATTCAACCATCACTCATCATCAAAGCATCTGCcgcagccaccaccaccaccaccaccaaccacaAGTCGGATCCGCAACCGCCACGCAAGAGTTGGTGGACCCCACTCTTTGGCTGGTCCGCGGATCCTGACTACATTGAGTCCATAAACAATGATCAAACCAAGATGAACAGTAATAGTAACAGTAGCGGTAACAGTTTTTCTGTGAGATCTGGTGCAGGTTCTGACCCTGATCAGGGTCAGAAACTGACCAGATCTCGTGTTTCTTCAGCGAACTTTACCGAAGAAAAGGCGAGGAAGCTTAGGATGTTGACGGTGGAGACGGAGTCATTTCACGATGCGATGTATCACTCGGCGATTGCTTCTCGCCTCGCTTCGGATTTCTCGGATCGGTCTGATTGGTGA